A stretch of DNA from Catenulispora acidiphila DSM 44928:
CAGGCGCTGCGGGTCCGGGACACCAGCACTTGCAGGCTTTTCACACCGTTGCTCGGCGCGGCATCGCCCCAGACGGCTTCGATGAGCTCCGCCGCCCCGACGGCTCGGCCCTGACGTGCGGCCAGGGCCGCGAGCAGCGCTTGCGGGCGCTCGCCCACGACGGCGACGCCGTGCCAGCGCACATCGTCCAGGAGCCTTAGCGCGATACTCACCGCCCAAGTCTAGAAGCGTGCCGCCACCGTGGGTCTGCTCGAGAGAACACGAAGGAGTCGACGAGTGCTGCGTCTGCGTGTCCTGAGTGTGACGCGTGCCCAAGCGCGCAAAATTCAACGGAACTCGCGCAAGAAATCTTGCCGGAGAGAGAAGATCTTCGATGATCTCCTGAAATCGATGCACAGACCTCTTGCTTCGCAGCCCGCCGCGCCCTACGGTCGGCGTCATGTCCACACCCACCCAACCCTTGGCCGCGGCGTTCGCCGTGGTCCTGGGCCTCAGCACGCTCCTCGCCGCCGGGCCGGCCGGGGCGGCTCCGGCGTCCCCGACCAAGGTCACCCGGGCCGCGCTGGACCCGGCTCTGGTCGCCGGACGAGGCGCCGACCTCGGGTTCACCGAGCAGGAAGCGGAGAACGCCGTCACCGACGGCACAGTCGTCGGTCCGGGCACCGACGCCTACACACTGCCCGCCGAGGCGTCCGGCCGGTCGGCCGTGACGCTCAAGCCCGGGCAGTACGTCCAGTTCACCCTGCCTGCGGCGACGAACGCCATCACGGTGCGGTACAGCATCCCGGACGCGCCGAACGGCGGCGGCATCACCGCGCCGCTGGACGTCGCGGTCAACGGGCACGACCACCACACGATGACGCTGACGTCGCAGTACGCGTGGCTGTACAACGAGTACCCGTTCAGCAACGACCCGAACGCCGGGCCGCTGAACCCGGACTGGTGGACCACGGAATGCAGCTGCGTTCCGGACCAGACCACGCCGGAGCCGGTGTTCCCGACACCGTTCCGGGCCAACCACTTCTACGACGAGGAGCGGCTCGCACTCGGGCGCACCTACCGCGCCGGCGACGTCATCCGGCTCACCGCCCCGCTCGGGACGACGGCGGCGGCCACCACGATCGACCTGATGGACTCCCAGCTGGTCGCGGCACCGAAGGTCGACCTGAAGGCGGTGAACGTGCTGCTGTTCGGCGCGGACCCCACCGGACGGCGCGACTCGGCCGACGCGATCGACCGGGCCATCGCCTTCGCGCACCTGGTGCACCTGCCGGTGTACATCCCGCCGGGGACGTTCCAGGTGAGCCGGCACATCATCGTGGACGACGTCACCATCGAAGGCGCCGGCAACTGGTACACGATCATCAAGGGCCACCAGGTGACGCTGAGCGCGCCGGCTCCGGACGGATCGGTGCACACCGGCGTCGGCTTCTACGGCAAGGACGCCTCAGCCGGCGGGTCGCACAACGTGCACCTGTCGGGCTTCGCCATCGAAGGCGATGTGCGTGAGCGCATCGACACCGACCAGGTCAACGGTATCGGCGGCGCGCTGAGCGACTCCAGCATCGAGGGCCTGTACATCCAGCACACCAAGGTCGGCATCTGGCTCGACGGCCCGATGAGCCACCTGACCATCGCCGACAACCAGATCGCCGATCAGATCGCCGACGGAATCAACTTCCACACCGGCGTGACGAACTCGGCGGTGCGGAACAACTTCGTCCGCAACACCGGCGACGACGGCCTGGCGATGTGGTCGGACAAGACCGCCGACAGCAACGACGTCTTCGACCACAACACGGTGCAGACCCCGGTACTGGCCAACGGCATCGCGCTGTACGGCGGCACCGACCTGACCGTGTCGGACAACCTGGTCGCCGACCCGATCCGCGAGGGGTCGGCGCTGCAGATCGGTTCGCGCTTCGGCGCGGTGCCGTTCGGCGGCACGATCACCGTGGCGGACAACACCACGGTGCGGGCCGGCACGTTCGAGCTGAACTGGAAGATCGGCCTCGGCGCGATCTGGATCTACGCCCTCGAGCACAGCATCGATGCGAACATCCAGGTCACCGGCGATGACTTCCTGGACAACACCTACAACGCGATCATGATGGTGTCGGACTTCCCCGTGAAGGACCTGTACTCCATCACGAACGTGCACTTCTCCAACATCAAGGTCGACGGCACCGGAACCTCGGTGGTCTCGGCCCGCGCCGCCGGCGGCGCCACGTTCCAGAACGTGGTGGCGCGCAACGTCGGCGCGGTCGGCGTGAACAACTGCGGATCGTTCCACTTCACGCCGGCCGGCTCGGAGTTCGCGCTGACCGACCTGGGCGGCAACACCGGCGGCGGCACCACCGGTCCGTGGCTGGCCTCCTGGGAACTGCCGAACACCATCACCTGCGACGACCGTCCGGCAGTGGTTCCGCCGCCGGCGCCGTCGGTGTGGCCGTGAGGCTCAGTGCGGCTCGTGTGATGTGAAGTAGGACCCTGCGTCGGCGTGTCCATCCCCTTGCGGGCTGGGCACGCCGACTTCCGGCGCGGTCGCGGTCCAGCTCTCCAGCAACCGCAACCCCTGCGCGCTGACCGAACCCGGCTGAACCGTATACACGCACAACGTCTGCTCGGCATCGCCCGGAGTTTGGAACGACTCGTAGGAGAAGTGCAGCTCCCCGACGACCGGATGCCGGTAGTGCTTCTCCCCGTGGGTGCGCCGCAGCACCCGATGATCATTCCACCAGCCCGGGAACTCCGGGCAGGTGAGCATCAGCTCCCCGACCAGGTCCGCCAGAGCCCGGTCGTGCGGGTAGCGTCCGGCTTCGAAACGCAGCATCGCGACCGTCTCGGCGGCGATCTGCTCCCAGTCCCCGACCCGCTGCCGCGCCTGCGGATCCAGCAGGTAGTACCGGGCCATGTTGCGCTGCGTCGCCGGCATCACTTCGAAATCGGTGATGACCGCCCGGGCCAGCCGGTTCGCGGCCAGCACATCGGTGCGGCGGCCCAAAATGAACGCCGGAACATGATCGAGGGTCTCCAGCATCAGATACAGCCCCGGACGGACCCGCTGAACCCGCGTCGGCGCGCGCCGAGTGGCCGCACCCGAACCAGGAGCCGATGCCAGCAGGTCGGTCAGGTGCTCGCGTTCGGTGTCGTCGAGCCGCAGCGCCCGGGCGATCGCCGCGACCACCTCGGCCGAGGGGTTGCCGGCACGTCCCTGTTCCAGCCGCGTGTAGTACTCGCTGCTGACGCCGGCCAGCCGCGCCACCTCGTCGCGCCGCAGCCCCGGGACGCGGCGGACCCGGCCGTCGAAAGGCAGCCCGGCCTGCTCGGGGGTGATTCCGGCGCGCCGTGAGCGCAGGAACCCGGCGATTTCCTTGACGCGGTCCATGTCTTAAGTGTGGTCCACGCCCGCGCCGCCGCGCCGCCGCAAAGTAGCCCTGCCAGTACCTGCCTGAGCAGGGACAGTTATCGCGCCCCCGACGCCTTCGGCCTCTGGTGTGCTGGATGTGAGCCGAGAAAGCTCGGCCGCTACACCCCTCACCTGCCCCTTAAGAAGGTTCGCACCCATGTCCACGAACACCGTGAACACCATTTCAGGCCCGCTGACCGGTCGCGTCGCCGTCATCACCGGAGCCTCCAGCGGCATCGGCGAGGCCACCGCGCTGGAGCTGGCCGCACTCGGGGCGCGCGTGGTCGTACTGGCCCGCCGTGCCGAACGGCTCGCAGACCTGGTCGCCCGCATCGAAAAAGATGGCGGCACGGCGCTGGCCATCGCCGCCGACGTCACCGACCCGGCCGGGCTGCAGGCCGCCGCGGCGCGGGTTCAGCGCGAGTTCGGCGGCGCGGACCTGGTGATGAACAACGCCGGGGTGATGCTGCCGGCGCCGGTCGAGGAGCTGGCCACCGACCAGTGGCAGCACCAGATCGACCTGAACATCAGCGGTGTGATGAACGTGATCGCCGCGTTCACCCCGCAGCTGGTGGCCTCCGCCGCCCAGCGGGGCGTGGCGGACCTGATCAACACCTCCTCGATCGCGGCACAGAACATCTTCCCCGGCTTCGCCGTCTACTGCGGCACCAAGGCCTACGTCACGCACCTGTCGCGGCAGCTGCGCGCGGAGTTGGGCGCCAAGAAGGTGCGGGTCGCGGCGATCGAGCCGGGCATCGTCGGCACGGAGCTCCAGTCCCACGTCACCGACGCCGGCGCCCTGCAGTGGCTGGCCGGGGCGAAGGAGGCGATGGAATTCCTGACACCGGCCGACGTCGCCCAGACCGTCGGCTTCCTGGCCGCTCTGCCGCCGCGGGTCAACCTGCAGCAGGTCACGATCATGCCGACAGGCCAGCCGAGCTGAAATCCTCCGCCGGAGGTTCGGCCCGCACTCTGAAGCAGAGCGCGGGCCGAACCTCCAATGGGTGAGGCCGGCCGAAACCAGCAGCCGCGCCATCCTGCGCTGCCGCCGGTAGCGCTCAGTGCAGCACTGCCACCTTGGCGGCCGCGGCCAACCCCGGCTGCAGCCGCCGCGCCACATCCACATGGTCACCGGTCCAGATCACCCGCACCGCCGTGGCAGTGGCCTGACCGTCCTGATCGACCAGATCGGTCCGCACCGAATCCACCAGCCGCGCCGCCGAATCCGGCAGCAGCGGCACCGGCGCCGGAATCGGACTGCGCCCGCCAAGGCTGTCCGCCAAACCGCGATACCAGCCGGTGACGCTGTCCGCCGCCTCCAAGATCGCATTGTGCGCGGCGATCTGATCAGAGCTCATCCGGCTGCGCCCGACGTTCCGCCACAACGCCACCACCGAATCCGCAGCCAACCGCAACCCGACCACACCAGTCACCAGCGTCGTCGTGTCAGCCAACGACAACGGCTTCGCACCGCGCTCAGCCAGATAAGTGCGATAAGCATCATCCAGCCGCCGCGCCGAAGCAGCAGCTTCACGGTTCTGCGCCGCAACCGGCTCAGCAGCCGGCGGCGCCGAAGAGCTCGCCGCGTCACAATGCCCCAGCGCGTAGGCGACAGCACCGGACAGATACCGCGCCGCATCGGTGTAAGCCTTCGCCAAAGCCTTGTCCACCGCGGCGGCAGCACCACGCGGCCAGAAGAACAACGCCACCACGATGCTCACACCGCAGCCCAACGC
This window harbors:
- a CDS encoding glycosyl hydrolase family 28-related protein encodes the protein MSTPTQPLAAAFAVVLGLSTLLAAGPAGAAPASPTKVTRAALDPALVAGRGADLGFTEQEAENAVTDGTVVGPGTDAYTLPAEASGRSAVTLKPGQYVQFTLPAATNAITVRYSIPDAPNGGGITAPLDVAVNGHDHHTMTLTSQYAWLYNEYPFSNDPNAGPLNPDWWTTECSCVPDQTTPEPVFPTPFRANHFYDEERLALGRTYRAGDVIRLTAPLGTTAAATTIDLMDSQLVAAPKVDLKAVNVLLFGADPTGRRDSADAIDRAIAFAHLVHLPVYIPPGTFQVSRHIIVDDVTIEGAGNWYTIIKGHQVTLSAPAPDGSVHTGVGFYGKDASAGGSHNVHLSGFAIEGDVRERIDTDQVNGIGGALSDSSIEGLYIQHTKVGIWLDGPMSHLTIADNQIADQIADGINFHTGVTNSAVRNNFVRNTGDDGLAMWSDKTADSNDVFDHNTVQTPVLANGIALYGGTDLTVSDNLVADPIREGSALQIGSRFGAVPFGGTITVADNTTVRAGTFELNWKIGLGAIWIYALEHSIDANIQVTGDDFLDNTYNAIMMVSDFPVKDLYSITNVHFSNIKVDGTGTSVVSARAAGGATFQNVVARNVGAVGVNNCGSFHFTPAGSEFALTDLGGNTGGGTTGPWLASWELPNTITCDDRPAVVPPPAPSVWP
- a CDS encoding helix-turn-helix transcriptional regulator, whose translation is MDRVKEIAGFLRSRRAGITPEQAGLPFDGRVRRVPGLRRDEVARLAGVSSEYYTRLEQGRAGNPSAEVVAAIARALRLDDTEREHLTDLLASAPGSGAATRRAPTRVQRVRPGLYLMLETLDHVPAFILGRRTDVLAANRLARAVITDFEVMPATQRNMARYYLLDPQARQRVGDWEQIAAETVAMLRFEAGRYPHDRALADLVGELMLTCPEFPGWWNDHRVLRRTHGEKHYRHPVVGELHFSYESFQTPGDAEQTLCVYTVQPGSVSAQGLRLLESWTATAPEVGVPSPQGDGHADAGSYFTSHEPH
- a CDS encoding SDR family oxidoreductase, with amino-acid sequence MSTNTVNTISGPLTGRVAVITGASSGIGEATALELAALGARVVVLARRAERLADLVARIEKDGGTALAIAADVTDPAGLQAAAARVQREFGGADLVMNNAGVMLPAPVEELATDQWQHQIDLNISGVMNVIAAFTPQLVASAAQRGVADLINTSSIAAQNIFPGFAVYCGTKAYVTHLSRQLRAELGAKKVRVAAIEPGIVGTELQSHVTDAGALQWLAGAKEAMEFLTPADVAQTVGFLAALPPRVNLQQVTIMPTGQPS